A region from the Bacteroidota bacterium genome encodes:
- a CDS encoding formylglycine-generating enzyme family protein, which produces KEINPIEKFEFLTTPIEMVFVKGGTFDMGSNDGSDDEKPIHPVTLPDFYIGKYEVTQKQWTEIMGNNPSHFKDCDDCPVENVSWDDVQEFLKKLIEKTGQNYRLPTEAEWEYAARGGISTGSTTYAGSNNIEEVAWYYENSNNKTHPVGQKKPNELGIFDMSGNVWEWCCDRYDKDYYQNSPENNPQGPSVGSSRVLRGGSWISDAVNCRMADRSTGMPVLRSNLIGLRLLFALQFTSQEKDK; this is translated from the coding sequence CTAAAGAAATTAATCCAATTGAAAAATTTGAATTTTTAACAACTCCTATTGAAATGGTTTTTGTTAAAGGCGGTACTTTCGATATGGGCAGTAATGATGGCTCTGATGATGAAAAACCGATTCATCCGGTAACACTTCCAGATTTTTATATTGGCAAATATGAAGTAACACAAAAACAATGGACTGAGATTATGGGCAACAATCCATCCCATTTTAAAGATTGTGATGATTGTCCGGTTGAAAATGTTTCCTGGGATGATGTTCAGGAGTTTTTGAAAAAACTAATTGAAAAAACAGGACAAAACTATCGTTTGCCTACCGAGGCTGAATGGGAGTATGCAGCGAGAGGCGGCATTTCGACAGGCTCAACGACCTATGCTGGCAGTAACAATATTGAAGAAGTTGCATGGTATTATGAAAATTCAAATAATAAAACCCATCCAGTAGGCCAGAAAAAGCCAAACGAGCTTGGCATTTTCGATATGAGCGGAAATGTATGGGAGTGGTGTTGTGATAGATATGACAAGGATTATTATCAAAATAGTCCCGAAAATAATCCACAAGGTCCATCAGTTGGCTCTAGTCGTGTTTTGCGTGGTGGTTCATGGATCAGCGACGCCGTCAATTGCCGTATGGCAGATCGCAGCACCGGCATGCCCGTCCTCAGGAGCAACCTTATTGGTTTGCGCCTGCTGTTTGCTTTGCAGTTCACAAGCCAGGAAAAGGACAAGTAG
- a CDS encoding elongation factor Ts, translating into MAGIKAAEVKRLRDQTGAGMMDCKKALQETNGDFDQAVDVIRKKGQAIANKRAEREATEGVVLSQVSADEKSGIMIVLNCETDFVAKNEKFIDFAKIIADLATAKQVANLDELLQLELNGKTLAEEVVEQSGIIGEKVALSFYSKIDAEKVVAYIHAGNMLATLVGFNNSSFEQQLGKDVAMQVAAMNPVAIDKENVSQEVIDKEIEIGKEQALREGKPEKLLEKIAFGKLNKFFKDNTLANQDFIKDNKMTVKQYITANNKDLKITEFKRFALKS; encoded by the coding sequence ATGGCTGGAATAAAAGCAGCAGAAGTTAAAAGACTCAGAGATCAGACCGGTGCGGGTATGATGGATTGCAAAAAAGCACTACAAGAAACAAATGGCGATTTCGACCAGGCAGTTGATGTAATCAGAAAAAAAGGACAAGCAATAGCAAACAAACGTGCAGAAAGAGAAGCAACAGAAGGAGTTGTATTATCTCAAGTATCAGCAGATGAGAAATCTGGAATCATGATTGTTCTAAATTGTGAAACCGATTTTGTTGCAAAGAATGAAAAATTCATTGATTTTGCGAAAATAATAGCTGATTTAGCAACAGCAAAACAAGTAGCAAATCTCGACGAACTATTACAATTAGAGTTAAACGGAAAAACTCTGGCCGAAGAGGTTGTTGAACAAAGTGGAATTATTGGCGAAAAAGTTGCTTTATCTTTCTATTCAAAAATAGATGCAGAAAAAGTTGTTGCATATATTCATGCGGGAAATATGCTTGCAACATTGGTTGGATTTAACAATTCAAGTTTTGAGCAGCAATTAGGAAAAGATGTTGCAATGCAAGTAGCAGCAATGAATCCTGTTGCCATAGATAAAGAAAATGTTTCTCAAGAAGTTATCGACAAAGAAATTGAAATTGGAAAAGAACAAGCACTTCGAGAAGGGAAACCAGAAAAACTTCTTGAAAAAATTGCTTTCGGAAAATTGAACAAATTCTTTAAAGATAATACTTTGGCGAATCAAGACTTTATCAAAGACAACAAAATGACTGTTAAGCAATATATTACTGCAAATAATAAAGACTTAAAAATTACAGAATTTAAACGTTTCGCACTGAAAAGTTAA
- a CDS encoding UMP kinase produces MLKYKRVLLKLSGEALMGNSQYGIDEKRIIEYVEQIAEISELGVEVGIVIGGGNIFRGMQGLEKGFDRVKGDYMGMLATVINGMALQSAFESIGSKARLLTSIRMEPVGELYSKQKCLEAFFNKEIVIFSGGTGNPFFTTDTASALRGVEIDAQVLLKGTRVDGVYTADPEKDPNATKYETITFDEAYQKGLKIMDMTAFTMCKENNLPIIVFDMNKLGNLKKVILSEQIGTIVKV; encoded by the coding sequence ATGTTAAAATACAAAAGAGTATTATTAAAACTTAGCGGAGAAGCCCTAATGGGAAATTCTCAATATGGTATTGATGAGAAAAGAATTATAGAATATGTAGAACAAATTGCTGAAATTTCTGAATTAGGCGTTGAAGTTGGAATTGTGATCGGTGGTGGAAATATCTTTCGTGGAATGCAAGGATTAGAGAAAGGCTTCGATAGAGTGAAAGGTGATTATATGGGAATGTTGGCAACCGTAATCAACGGAATGGCTCTACAGTCGGCATTCGAATCTATTGGTTCAAAAGCTCGTCTCCTCACATCAATCAGAATGGAACCTGTAGGCGAGCTTTACAGCAAACAAAAATGCCTTGAAGCTTTTTTCAACAAAGAAATTGTAATTTTTTCGGGCGGAACAGGAAATCCATTTTTCACAACCGACACTGCCTCTGCACTGCGGGGAGTTGAAATTGACGCTCAGGTTTTATTAAAAGGAACTCGCGTAGATGGTGTTTATACTGCTGATCCGGAAAAAGATCCAAATGCCACTAAATACGAAACTATCACTTTTGATGAAGCTTATCAAAAAGGCTTGAAAATTATGGATATGACTGCATTTACAATGTGCAAAGAAAACAATCTTCCAATTATTGTTTTTGATATGAACAAACTTGGAAACCTGAAAAAAGTAATTTTGAGTGAACAAATAGGGACTATTGTGAAAGTATAG